One genomic window of Punica granatum isolate Tunisia-2019 chromosome 1, ASM765513v2, whole genome shotgun sequence includes the following:
- the LOC116192613 gene encoding glucose-induced degradation protein 8-A homolog: MDVDPRQFDQVVVNDDDLHSVVLSYLVHNCYKETVESFTSCTEMKRPADCLEDMEKRKRIFRFALEGNALKAIELTQELAQDLLEKNPDLHFDLLSLHFVELICSRKCTEALEFAQSKLAPFGKVQKYVAKLEDFMALLAYEEPEKSPMFHLLSLEYRQHVTDSLNHAILENANLPSYSAMERLIQQATVVRQCLSQEQGKDAFSSFSLKDFLKS; this comes from the exons ATGGACGTCGATCCTCGACAATTCGATCAAGTC GTCGTAAATGATGATGACCTCCACAGCGTTGTCCTATCATACCTCGTCCACAATTGCTACAAAGAAACTGTGGAGTCTTTCACTTCTTGTACTGAGATGAAGCGGCCTGCCGATTGCCTCGAGGACatggagaaaagaaaaa GGATCTTTCGTTTTGCTCTGGAGGGGAATGCTCTTAAAGCTATTGAATTGACTCAAGAGCTGGCTCAAGATCTGCTGGAGAAGAACCCCGATTTGCACTTTGATCTTCTGAGTCTTCACTTTGTTGAGCTTATCTGCTCTAGAAAATG CACAGAAGCTCTTGAATTTGCTCAGTCTAAACTGGCTCCTTTCGGGAAGGTGCAAAAGTATGTGGCAAAGCTTGAA GACTTTATGGCTTTGCTTGCTTATGAGGAGCCAGAAAAATCCCCAATGTTTCATCTGCTTAGTTTGGAATACCGGCAGCATGTTACAGATAGTTTGAATCACGCAATCCTAG AAAATGCAAATCTGCCAAGTTATTCTGCAATGGAAAGGCTTATACAACAGGCAACTGTTGTCCGACAATGTTTAAGCCAAGAACAAGGCAAG GATGCCTTTTCGTCATTTTCACTGAAAGATTTTCTGAAAAGCTAA